A stretch of the Flavobacterium aquiphilum genome encodes the following:
- a CDS encoding NAD(P)H-dependent glycerol-3-phosphate dehydrogenase: protein MTENLKFAVIGGGSWATAIAKMLCVNLSEISWYMRNESAIEHIKAYKHNPNYLSSVEFDNNKLKLTSDINEAVAYADYIIFAIPSAFLNAELEKLTVSLKDKIIFSAIKGIVPETSLIVGEHFHYKYDIPYYNIGVITGPCHAEEVALERLSYLTIACGDPDKACIVAKNLSGNYIKAKISDDIIGTEYAAMLKNIYSIAAGIAHGLGYGDNFQSVIMSNAIREMKRFIKKVHKMKRNINDSAYLGDLLVTGYSIFSRNRMFGNMIGKGYTVKSAQMEMSMVAEGYYAVKSAYKLNQGYGAKTPIIDAVYSILYEGKEAKAVFKKLTEELD from the coding sequence ATGACCGAAAATTTAAAATTTGCTGTAATTGGTGGTGGAAGTTGGGCTACTGCTATAGCTAAAATGTTGTGCGTAAATCTTTCAGAGATTTCGTGGTATATGCGCAATGAATCTGCTATAGAACATATCAAAGCTTACAAACACAACCCAAATTACTTAAGCTCGGTAGAGTTTGACAACAACAAATTAAAACTTACCAGCGATATTAATGAAGCAGTCGCTTATGCCGATTATATCATATTTGCAATTCCTTCTGCTTTCCTAAACGCCGAACTAGAAAAACTAACGGTTTCGCTAAAAGACAAAATAATTTTTTCTGCCATAAAAGGTATTGTTCCAGAAACCAGTTTGATTGTAGGGGAACATTTTCATTACAAATACGACATTCCTTATTACAATATTGGTGTAATCACTGGACCTTGTCACGCTGAAGAAGTTGCGCTGGAAAGACTTTCTTATTTAACAATTGCCTGCGGAGACCCGGACAAAGCCTGTATTGTTGCCAAAAATTTATCCGGAAATTATATCAAAGCCAAAATCTCTGACGACATTATTGGTACCGAATATGCCGCAATGCTGAAAAACATTTATTCTATTGCTGCAGGGATTGCGCACGGATTGGGTTATGGCGATAATTTCCAGTCGGTGATTATGAGTAATGCGATTCGTGAGATGAAGAGATTCATCAAAAAAGTGCACAAAATGAAACGTAACATCAATGATTCTGCTTATTTGGGCGATTTATTAGTTACGGGTTATTCGATCTTTTCCAGAAACAGGATGTTCGGAAATATGATTGGGAAAGGATACACGGTAAAATCGGCACAAATGGAGATGAGCATGGTTGCCGAGGGCTATTATGCAGTAAAAAGTGCCTACAAACTTAATCAGGGTTACGGCGCCAAAACTCCAATTATCGATGCTGTTTACAGTATTTTATATGAAGGGAAAGAAGCCAAAGCCGTGTTTAAAAAACTGACTGAGGAATTAGATTAA
- a CDS encoding iron-containing alcohol dehydrogenase, translating to MLNFELYNPTKLVFGKGQIEKLNTLIPANAKILIAYGGGSIFKNGIHEQVRKSLEGYNIVEFGGIEANPHFETLMKAVAIIREQNIDFILAVGGGSVIDGVKFISAAVLFEGDPIDILKKRILFKEGAKVIPFGTVLTLPATGSEMNSGSVVTIAATQEKLDFGGSALFPKFSICDPTVIASLPKRQLQNGVVDAYTHVLEQYLTYVHEGYLQDRIAESILQTLIQIGPDVAENPTDYALASNFMWSCTMALNGLIQKGVPSDWATHMIGHELTALYGIDHARTLAIIGPNLYKVMFETKKEKLAQYGKRVFNLTGTEDEIATKAIEKTTAFFHAMGMRTLLSENAEKIEKTADFIVDRFEKRGWKALGEKQNITLEKVKEIVLMSY from the coding sequence ATGCTAAACTTCGAATTATACAATCCTACCAAATTGGTTTTTGGTAAGGGACAAATAGAAAAATTAAACACACTGATTCCTGCCAATGCCAAAATTCTTATCGCTTATGGCGGAGGAAGCATTTTTAAAAATGGAATTCACGAGCAAGTTCGCAAAAGTCTGGAAGGATACAATATTGTAGAATTTGGCGGAATCGAAGCCAATCCGCATTTTGAAACATTGATGAAAGCAGTTGCAATTATCAGAGAGCAAAATATTGATTTTATTCTTGCGGTTGGCGGAGGGAGCGTTATTGACGGGGTGAAATTTATTTCGGCTGCCGTTCTTTTTGAAGGAGATCCTATCGACATTCTTAAAAAAAGAATACTTTTCAAAGAAGGAGCTAAAGTGATTCCGTTTGGTACCGTTTTGACTTTACCGGCAACGGGTAGCGAAATGAATTCGGGTTCAGTAGTGACCATTGCGGCTACTCAGGAAAAGCTTGATTTTGGCGGTTCGGCCTTATTTCCAAAATTTTCCATTTGCGATCCTACCGTTATTGCATCCCTACCGAAAAGACAATTACAAAATGGCGTTGTCGATGCCTATACCCACGTGCTAGAGCAATATCTTACCTATGTACATGAAGGCTATCTGCAGGACAGAATTGCCGAAAGTATTTTGCAGACCTTAATTCAAATTGGCCCAGATGTAGCAGAAAACCCAACCGATTATGCTTTGGCATCCAATTTCATGTGGAGCTGTACCATGGCATTAAATGGATTAATCCAAAAAGGTGTTCCAAGCGATTGGGCGACACACATGATTGGTCACGAATTAACAGCACTTTACGGAATTGACCATGCCAGAACACTAGCAATAATTGGACCAAACTTATACAAAGTAATGTTTGAAACCAAAAAAGAGAAATTGGCTCAATATGGTAAACGAGTGTTTAATTTAACGGGAACTGAGGACGAAATTGCCACAAAAGCTATTGAAAAAACAACTGCTTTTTTCCACGCAATGGGAATGAGAACTTTACTCTCTGAAAATGCAGAAAAGATTGAAAAAACTGCCGATTTTATAGTTGACCGTTTTGAAAAAAGAGGATGGAAAGCCTTAGGAGAGAAACAAAACATCACTTTGGAAAAAGTGAAAGAAATTGTTTTGATGAGTTACTGA
- a CDS encoding type 1 glutamine amidotransferase domain-containing protein, with protein sequence MKKITALAILALTVSSFMATAQQLKNKKMKKVLFVVTSHDQLGNTGEKTGFWTEELAAPYYALLDKGVIIDIATPKGGQPPIDPKSADPSSATEDTKRFDADKVLLEKLKNTKKLSDVNQADYDAVFYPGGHGPLWDLVENKNSVALIESFYTHKKPVAFVCHAPAVLKNVKINGEFLVKGKKITGFANTEEEAVGLSKIVPFLLEDVLQANGGIYSKTENWHPYAVEDGLLITGQNPASSKLVAEKLLVQLNSKK encoded by the coding sequence ATGAAAAAAATAACCGCATTAGCAATTTTGGCATTAACTGTAAGCAGTTTTATGGCAACAGCACAACAACTAAAAAACAAAAAGATGAAAAAAGTATTATTCGTAGTTACCAGTCACGATCAATTGGGTAACACAGGAGAAAAAACAGGATTTTGGACCGAAGAACTGGCTGCTCCTTATTATGCATTATTGGACAAAGGAGTAATTATCGACATTGCCACTCCAAAAGGTGGACAACCTCCAATTGATCCAAAAAGTGCCGATCCTTCATCGGCGACCGAGGACACCAAACGATTTGACGCCGATAAAGTTTTATTGGAAAAACTAAAAAACACCAAAAAATTATCCGATGTAAATCAAGCAGATTATGACGCTGTGTTTTATCCAGGAGGCCATGGCCCGCTTTGGGATTTAGTGGAAAATAAAAACTCTGTCGCTTTAATTGAGTCCTTTTATACCCATAAAAAACCAGTTGCATTTGTATGTCATGCTCCTGCCGTTTTAAAAAATGTAAAAATTAATGGTGAATTTTTGGTAAAAGGCAAAAAAATTACAGGATTCGCCAATACTGAAGAAGAAGCTGTCGGACTCAGCAAAATTGTTCCTTTTTTATTGGAGGATGTATTACAGGCAAATGGAGGAATTTATAGTAAAACCGAAAATTGGCATCCTTACGCAGTAGAAGACGGCTTATTAATCACAGGTCAAAATCCGGCTTCATCAAAACTTGTTGCCGAGAAACTATTGGTACAATTGAATTCTAAAAAATAA
- a CDS encoding LysR family transcriptional regulator, giving the protein MVNLEWYRTFKSVYKNGNFSLAAKELFISQPAVSQQIVMLEAHVGYKLFNRKSKGVEPTEYAKLLNNLIIDALDRLENVENGFRAKAFNSNRLISVGISRHLMSSIGSALVSKFDFIDFSFHTNDALFDLVNTKKLDFAIMTKQFDTFDTIQKKVGEIKQVIVGSANLDLSDFESKKKNQDYVAIENWLNEQKWYSHDAGIPHIKLFWLHVFAKKRPSMVANYIIPSEYEMLEILSKNSGVAVTWDINAKNLVEEKKLQLIWNSDEMPSTAVFLLSGKNSNLSAVFEDIENELKAVLGS; this is encoded by the coding sequence ATGGTCAATCTTGAGTGGTACCGAACGTTTAAATCAGTTTATAAGAATGGTAATTTTTCTTTGGCTGCCAAAGAATTATTTATCAGTCAACCAGCTGTAAGTCAGCAGATAGTTATGTTGGAGGCACATGTAGGCTACAAGCTTTTTAATCGAAAGTCCAAAGGGGTTGAACCAACGGAATACGCTAAGTTACTCAATAATTTAATTATTGATGCATTGGATCGTTTGGAAAATGTAGAGAATGGTTTTAGGGCTAAAGCGTTTAATTCTAATAGGTTAATTTCGGTTGGAATTTCAAGACATTTGATGAGTAGTATTGGGAGTGCATTGGTCTCAAAATTTGATTTTATCGATTTTAGTTTTCATACCAACGATGCGTTATTTGATTTGGTAAATACCAAAAAATTGGATTTTGCTATAATGACCAAACAATTTGACACCTTTGATACGATTCAGAAGAAAGTGGGGGAAATTAAGCAAGTGATTGTCGGTTCGGCCAATCTTGATCTTTCTGATTTTGAATCAAAAAAGAAAAATCAAGATTATGTAGCTATTGAAAACTGGCTGAACGAGCAAAAATGGTACAGCCATGATGCGGGAATTCCACATATAAAATTGTTTTGGCTACATGTTTTCGCCAAAAAAAGGCCATCAATGGTTGCCAATTATATCATTCCATCCGAATATGAGATGCTTGAAATCCTTAGTAAAAATAGCGGAGTGGCCGTTACTTGGGATATCAATGCTAAAAATTTGGTCGAAGAAAAGAAGTTGCAGTTGATATGGAATAGCGATGAAATGCCAAGTACAGCTGTGTTTTTGTTGTCGGGGAAAAACAGTAATTTGAGTGCTGTTTTTGAGGATATAGAAAATGAGTTGAAAGCGGTTTTGGGGAGTTGA
- a CDS encoding NUDIX hydrolase, with product MSENQNIRVAVDAIVFGYQNNQLYVLLIQQKFGTEKSYWALPGGLVKNDESLQDAVKRELKEETNITVNYFEQLFTFGDDVFRDPRNRVISVAYFALVDAEKLKVIADTDAEKAQWFKIDEIPPLAFDHTIILGKAIKRLKAKLTYEPIGFDLLPKEFLFSELENLYCTILEKEIDRRNFRKKILSFEIIEETDRFSPVKSGRPAKLFRFKKEKYNALLEKGFHFEIKFA from the coding sequence ATGAGTGAAAATCAGAATATCAGGGTTGCTGTTGATGCTATAGTTTTTGGCTATCAAAACAACCAACTCTATGTATTGTTAATTCAGCAAAAATTTGGAACCGAAAAATCTTATTGGGCTTTGCCTGGCGGTTTGGTGAAAAACGATGAATCTTTGCAGGACGCTGTAAAAAGGGAATTGAAAGAAGAAACCAACATTACGGTTAATTATTTTGAACAGCTTTTTACTTTTGGTGACGATGTATTTCGTGATCCTCGAAATCGGGTTATTTCGGTGGCTTATTTTGCCTTGGTGGATGCTGAAAAATTAAAGGTTATAGCTGATACGGATGCCGAAAAGGCGCAATGGTTTAAAATTGATGAGATTCCTCCCTTGGCTTTTGACCATACAATTATTTTGGGCAAGGCAATTAAACGCCTAAAAGCCAAACTTACTTACGAACCCATTGGATTTGATTTACTGCCTAAAGAGTTCTTGTTCTCTGAACTCGAAAATTTATACTGCACCATTTTGGAAAAAGAAATCGATCGAAGAAACTTTAGAAAGAAAATATTAAGCTTCGAAATTATTGAGGAAACAGATCGATTTTCTCCTGTTAAAAGTGGTAGACCCGCTAAATTATTTAGGTTTAAAAAGGAAAAATACAATGCTTTATTGGAGAAAGGTTTTCATTTCGAAATTAAGTTTGCGTAA
- the prs gene encoding ribose-phosphate diphosphokinase: MILNLDPNFKPFTTESVISFQNFTFSGGEPHIKIEPNFDVTRKVTITHRLNSFNDLGLLCIAVDALRRMGVKDTELFIPYFPAARQDRVMVKGEPLSVKVYADIINGMQFNKVYVFDAHSEVTPALVNNCEVIPNHTFIEAVVKAIGNDVKLISPDGGALKKIYKVSEFLGGVEVVECSKSRDVKTGRLSGFKVYNDDLQGADCLIVDDICDGGGTFVGLAEELKNKNAGKLYLAVSHGIFNKGFEVLDCFEKIFTTNSFKDFEGESVEVIGLSQLI; the protein is encoded by the coding sequence ATGATACTCAATTTAGATCCAAATTTCAAACCATTTACTACGGAGTCAGTAATCAGTTTTCAGAATTTTACTTTTTCAGGAGGTGAACCTCATATCAAAATAGAACCAAATTTTGATGTGACGCGAAAAGTCACCATTACCCACAGACTAAATTCATTCAATGATTTGGGATTATTGTGCATTGCCGTTGACGCGTTGCGCAGGATGGGTGTGAAAGACACGGAACTTTTTATTCCTTATTTTCCTGCCGCTAGACAGGATAGGGTTATGGTTAAAGGAGAACCGCTGTCTGTAAAAGTATATGCCGATATTATTAATGGAATGCAATTCAATAAAGTCTATGTTTTTGATGCGCATTCAGAAGTTACTCCAGCATTGGTAAATAATTGTGAAGTGATTCCAAATCATACTTTTATTGAAGCGGTTGTAAAAGCAATTGGAAACGATGTCAAATTGATTTCTCCAGATGGAGGTGCTTTAAAGAAGATTTACAAAGTTTCTGAATTTCTTGGCGGAGTTGAAGTGGTAGAATGCAGTAAAAGCCGTGATGTAAAAACAGGAAGATTGTCAGGCTTTAAAGTGTATAATGACGATTTGCAGGGCGCAGACTGTTTGATTGTAGATGATATTTGTGATGGAGGCGGAACATTTGTTGGACTAGCCGAAGAGCTGAAAAACAAGAATGCTGGAAAGCTGTATTTGGCGGTAAGCCACGGAATTTTCAATAAAGGATTTGAAGTTTTGGATTGTTTCGAAAAAATATTTACCACCAATTCATTCAAAGATTTTGAAGGAGAAAGTGTTGAAGTCATAGGATTAAGTCAATTGATATGA
- a CDS encoding NADAR family protein, with protein sequence MKYSLEKLMAQNSENKYVFFWGHQPSKDGTITKTCFSQWWISPFVVEGITYKTAEHWMMAKKAELFNDQEVLEKIIQANSPAEAKKLGREVRNYVDSLWLKNRFEIVKQGNFHKFSQNPDLKEFLINTKERILVEASPVDSIWGIGMATDHKDNNNPEKWRGLNLLGFALMEVRDELK encoded by the coding sequence ATGAAATACAGTTTGGAAAAATTGATGGCTCAAAATAGTGAAAATAAATATGTTTTCTTTTGGGGACATCAGCCGTCAAAAGATGGAACCATTACGAAAACCTGTTTTAGTCAATGGTGGATTAGTCCATTTGTGGTAGAAGGCATAACTTATAAAACTGCAGAGCATTGGATGATGGCTAAGAAAGCAGAACTGTTTAATGATCAAGAAGTTTTAGAAAAAATAATTCAGGCAAATTCTCCGGCGGAAGCCAAAAAATTAGGAAGAGAAGTAAGGAATTATGTAGATTCCCTTTGGCTAAAGAACAGATTTGAAATAGTAAAACAGGGTAATTTTCATAAGTTCAGTCAAAATCCAGATTTAAAGGAATTTCTAATCAATACCAAAGAAAGAATTTTGGTCGAAGCCAGTCCGGTAGATTCCATTTGGGGAATTGGTATGGCAACAGATCATAAAGACAATAATAATCCAGAAAAATGGAGAGGATTAAATCTTTTGGGTTTTGCATTGATGGAAGTTAGGGATGAATTGAAATAA
- a CDS encoding O-acetyl-ADP-ribose deacetylase, which produces MKIQLIKGDITKVETEAIVNAANTSLLGGGGVDGAIHRAGGKEILEECVKIRSKQGGCKAGEAVITTAGNLPSKFVIHTVGPVWNGDKEEKKMLLENCYKNCLKIAEDKQLKTIAFPNISTGIYHFPKDKAAEIAVKTVKSFQFNFIEEVVFVCFDDENYDLYKKLTNK; this is translated from the coding sequence ATGAAAATCCAATTAATTAAAGGTGATATTACGAAAGTAGAAACCGAGGCAATAGTCAATGCGGCGAATACTTCATTGTTAGGAGGTGGGGGAGTTGATGGAGCGATTCATAGAGCCGGAGGCAAAGAAATCCTAGAAGAATGTGTCAAGATTCGAAGCAAACAAGGAGGATGTAAAGCAGGCGAAGCAGTAATTACAACGGCTGGAAATTTACCATCAAAATTTGTAATACACACAGTTGGGCCAGTTTGGAATGGAGACAAAGAGGAAAAGAAAATGTTGCTTGAAAACTGCTATAAAAATTGTTTGAAAATAGCTGAAGATAAACAGTTAAAGACAATTGCTTTTCCAAATATCAGTACGGGAATTTATCATTTTCCTAAAGATAAGGCAGCAGAAATAGCCGTCAAAACAGTAAAATCATTTCAATTTAATTTTATTGAAGAAGTGGTATTTGTGTGTTTCGACGATGAAAATTATGATTTATATAAAAAATTGACTAACAAATAA
- a CDS encoding nicotinate phosphoribosyltransferase: MNPLLLTDGYKVDHKRQYPDGTTLVYSNWTPRKSRIEGIDEVVFFGLQYFLKKYIIQDFDLHFFKQPKEVVVKKYARRINNYLGENQVGTKHIEDLHDLGYIPMVFKALPEGASVPVRVPMFTMYNTIPEFFWLTNYFETLLSAIIWLPCNSATIAKQYRKVLDKYAEETSSMPEFVDWQGHDFSMRGMGCIEAAVTSAAGHLLSFTGTDTIPAIDFLEEYYNANSDTELIAGSVAATEHSVMCMGTTKGEYETFKRLICEVYPKGIVSIVSDTWDLWKVLTDYLPRLKNQIVSREGKVVVRPDSGDPVDIICGNPNGKTEQEKKGVIELLWDVFGGTINEKGFKELVPQIGAIYGDSITVARATAICERLKTKGFASTNVVLGIGSFTYQYNTRDTFGFAMKATYGEVNGEGRAIFKDPITDDGTKKSAKGLMKIELADGRYILKDEVSWEEEQKGELKEVFRDGKLLIDLSLSEIRDQVKKNVPQLTL; this comes from the coding sequence ATGAACCCATTATTATTAACAGATGGTTACAAAGTTGACCACAAAAGACAATACCCAGACGGAACTACATTAGTATATTCTAATTGGACTCCTAGAAAATCAAGGATTGAAGGCATTGACGAAGTTGTATTTTTTGGATTGCAGTATTTCCTTAAAAAATATATTATTCAAGATTTTGATCTGCATTTTTTCAAACAGCCAAAAGAAGTTGTTGTGAAAAAATATGCCCGCAGAATCAATAATTATTTGGGTGAAAACCAAGTAGGCACAAAACATATAGAGGATTTGCATGATTTGGGATATATTCCTATGGTTTTTAAGGCTTTGCCAGAAGGTGCCAGCGTGCCTGTCCGTGTGCCTATGTTCACAATGTACAATACAATTCCTGAGTTTTTTTGGCTGACCAATTATTTCGAAACACTGCTTTCTGCAATAATCTGGCTGCCTTGTAATTCGGCTACAATCGCAAAACAATATAGAAAAGTATTGGACAAATATGCCGAAGAAACTTCTTCAATGCCTGAATTTGTTGATTGGCAGGGTCACGATTTCTCGATGCGCGGCATGGGCTGTATCGAAGCGGCAGTAACATCGGCAGCTGGACATTTATTGAGTTTTACAGGTACTGATACGATTCCTGCAATTGATTTTTTGGAAGAATATTACAATGCCAATTCAGATACCGAATTAATAGCAGGTTCTGTTGCAGCAACCGAGCATTCCGTAATGTGTATGGGTACAACTAAAGGAGAATATGAAACTTTCAAAAGATTAATCTGTGAGGTGTATCCAAAAGGAATTGTTTCTATCGTTTCAGACACTTGGGATTTATGGAAAGTACTTACTGATTATTTGCCTCGATTAAAAAATCAAATAGTTTCCAGAGAAGGAAAAGTAGTCGTTCGTCCAGACAGCGGTGATCCGGTTGATATTATCTGCGGTAACCCAAATGGTAAAACTGAGCAGGAAAAGAAAGGGGTAATTGAATTGCTTTGGGATGTTTTTGGAGGTACAATAAATGAAAAAGGGTTTAAAGAATTAGTTCCTCAAATAGGAGCTATTTATGGAGACAGTATTACCGTGGCTAGAGCAACAGCCATTTGTGAACGATTGAAAACAAAAGGTTTTGCATCTACCAATGTAGTGCTTGGAATAGGTTCATTTACTTATCAATACAATACAAGAGACACTTTTGGATTTGCGATGAAAGCTACGTACGGAGAAGTAAACGGAGAAGGAAGAGCTATTTTTAAAGATCCAATTACGGATGACGGTACCAAAAAATCAGCCAAAGGATTAATGAAAATTGAATTGGCTGATGGCAGATATATTTTAAAAGATGAAGTGTCTTGGGAAGAAGAGCAAAAAGGAGAATTGAAAGAAGTTTTTAGAGATGGAAAACTTTTAATTGATTTAAGTTTATCTGAAATTCGAGATCAAGTCAAAAAGAATGTACCACAACTAACGTTATAA
- the nadD gene encoding nicotinate (nicotinamide) nucleotide adenylyltransferase has product MKIGLYFGTFNPIHVGHLIIANHMAEHSDLDQVWMVVTPHNPLKKKSSLLDDHHRLQMVFLATEDFPKIKPSDIEFKLPQPNYTVNTLVHLEEKYPNHEFSLIMGEDNLKSFHKWKNYEAILEHHNIYVYPRISSESENLELKNHPKIHLIDAPVVEISSTSIRENVKKGKNVQPLLPNKVWDYIDHNNFYRK; this is encoded by the coding sequence ATGAAAATCGGACTTTATTTCGGAACGTTTAATCCCATACATGTTGGGCATCTTATCATAGCCAATCACATGGCAGAACATTCCGATTTGGATCAGGTTTGGATGGTTGTTACACCGCACAATCCGCTCAAAAAGAAAAGCAGTTTGCTCGATGATCACCATCGTCTGCAGATGGTTTTTCTCGCCACCGAAGATTTTCCTAAAATAAAACCTTCGGATATTGAATTCAAATTACCGCAGCCCAATTATACCGTAAATACATTGGTTCATTTAGAAGAGAAATATCCCAATCATGAATTTTCCTTAATTATGGGTGAAGACAATTTGAAGTCGTTTCACAAATGGAAAAATTATGAAGCGATTTTGGAACACCATAACATTTATGTTTATCCCCGCATTTCGTCTGAATCGGAGAATTTGGAACTGAAAAATCACCCAAAAATTCATCTGATTGATGCTCCGGTTGTTGAAATATCTTCTACTTCTATCAGAGAAAATGTCAAAAAAGGGAAGAATGTACAGCCTTTGTTACCTAATAAAGTCTGGGATTATATTGACCACAATAATTTTTACAGGAAGTAA
- a CDS encoding four helix bundle protein, with product MKIVYLVYQLVKSFPQEELYALTSQLKRASISIPSNIAEGYGRNTDKSFSHFLDISRGSLFEIETQLLIANELGFITDQTLYKEILNQIEEESKMINAFSKTLKN from the coding sequence ATTAAAATTGTCTATTTAGTCTATCAGTTGGTAAAATCATTTCCTCAAGAAGAATTATATGCCCTGACAAGTCAGCTAAAAAGAGCTTCAATCTCAATTCCTTCTAATATTGCTGAAGGCTATGGAAGAAATACGGACAAATCATTTAGTCATTTTTTAGATATTTCAAGAGGCTCATTGTTCGAAATTGAAACTCAATTATTAATTGCCAATGAACTTGGTTTTATAACAGATCAGACTTTGTATAAAGAGATTTTAAATCAAATAGAAGAAGAGTCTAAAATGATTAATGCTTTTTCTAAAACCCTCAAAAACTAA
- the gmk gene encoding guanylate kinase, with the protein MKKGKLIVFSAPSGSGKTTIVRHLLKQEDLNLEFSISAATREARGEEVNGKDYYFMSLAEFKNHIRAEDFVEWEEVYRDNFYGTLKSEVERIWALGKNVIFDIDVAGGLRIKHKFPEETLAVFVKPPSVDELKRRLKERSTESEDKINMRIAKASVELATAPQFDVIIKNYDLAVALEEAHQLVKDFVSKE; encoded by the coding sequence ATGAAAAAAGGAAAATTAATCGTATTCTCGGCACCATCAGGATCTGGGAAAACCACTATAGTTAGACATTTATTAAAACAGGAAGATTTGAATTTGGAATTTTCCATTTCGGCTGCGACGCGTGAAGCCCGCGGTGAAGAAGTAAACGGAAAGGATTATTACTTTATGTCTTTGGCAGAGTTTAAAAATCATATCCGAGCTGAAGATTTTGTAGAGTGGGAAGAAGTGTATCGCGATAATTTTTACGGTACGCTAAAAAGCGAAGTAGAGCGTATTTGGGCTTTAGGTAAAAATGTCATTTTTGATATTGATGTGGCCGGCGGTTTGCGTATCAAACACAAATTCCCTGAAGAAACCTTGGCAGTATTTGTAAAACCACCAAGTGTTGATGAACTTAAAAGAAGACTAAAAGAACGCTCCACCGAAAGCGAAGACAAAATCAATATGCGAATCGCAAAGGCTTCGGTAGAACTGGCCACTGCACCACAATTTGATGTAATTATCAAAAATTATGATTTAGCTGTAGCTCTTGAAGAAGCACATCAATTGGTAAAGGATTTTGTTTCTAAAGAGTGA
- a CDS encoding YicC/YloC family endoribonuclease — translation MIQSMTGFGKATLQLPTKKITVEVKSLNSKGLDLNVRMPSLYREMELGLRNQIALKLERGKVDFSIFIESTAEQTSTKVNVPIVKAYISQLREVYADADETELMKMAVRMPDTMKIEREEIDENDWAQIQTAIEEALQNILNFRRDEGLSLENEFQLRIANIRQFMNEALELDPERVQAIKDRLQTAISELKVNVDENRFEQELIYYLEKLDITEEKVRLTNHLDYFLETINGTEANGRKLGFITQEMGREINTMGSKSNHAQMQKLVVQMKDELEKIKEQVLNVL, via the coding sequence ATGATACAATCGATGACTGGTTTTGGTAAAGCGACTTTGCAATTGCCAACCAAAAAAATTACGGTAGAAGTAAAATCCCTGAACAGTAAAGGTTTGGATTTGAATGTGCGAATGCCTTCGCTGTACCGCGAAATGGAACTGGGTTTGCGTAACCAAATCGCCCTGAAACTGGAGAGAGGGAAAGTGGATTTTTCGATTTTTATCGAAAGTACCGCCGAACAGACTTCGACCAAAGTCAATGTGCCTATCGTAAAAGCATACATCAGTCAGTTGCGAGAGGTTTATGCCGATGCAGATGAAACCGAATTGATGAAAATGGCCGTGCGCATGCCAGACACGATGAAAATTGAACGTGAGGAAATCGACGAAAATGATTGGGCTCAAATTCAAACTGCCATTGAAGAGGCATTGCAGAATATCTTAAATTTCCGTAGAGACGAAGGTTTGTCTTTGGAAAATGAATTCCAATTGCGCATCGCAAACATTCGTCAGTTTATGAACGAGGCTTTGGAACTGGATCCGGAACGTGTTCAGGCGATTAAAGACCGTCTGCAAACTGCCATTTCCGAACTGAAAGTAAATGTTGATGAAAATCGTTTTGAGCAGGAATTGATTTATTACTTAGAAAAACTTGATATTACCGAAGAAAAAGTCCGATTGACGAATCACTTGGATTATTTCCTTGAAACCATCAACGGAACGGAAGCCAACGGTAGAAAACTTGGATTCATTACGCAGGAAATGGGTCGAGAAATCAACACTATGGGTTCCAAATCTAACCATGCCCAAATGCAAAAATTAGTGGTTCAGATGAAAGACGAATTGGAAAAAATCAAGGAGCAGGTACTAAATGTATTGTAA